The following proteins come from a genomic window of Synechococcus sp. BIOS-E4-1:
- a CDS encoding ATP-binding cassette domain-containing protein produces MPEKPPYKLPQLLQNVEAESGAVALGIALACHGKTCTLRELSSASGVTRDGITPEKLLKAAESFGLAGQWENLNNDETADKRIQNLREPAISIDSRNCYGVILASHQDCAEIYNTANGRQQQELKEFRGTLLLPLTTTAGFSRSQRTPFWQSTFKSVIPLRRSVLALFLLSTGSVIPTLMIAACSSQFIDQFLQQNRLSFGIPIVWLSLIALSLSVCMALLSNLLLRRMVFVLERRMADEVFETLFTRSYDFLTLRKSGDLASRLMYPYYMPYTGIFSFLSPILGLWTALLIVVFSAFISFPLFLLLLLGFVVILRASYVVTSKTSDNLTIRQKANNSRYATAFQLINNLYSFKGSGTEFSMLQKWQSFFAEGVYENQIIGEQKVKRNVTINGTIFATQVLLLGVGGLLIIQGSVSLGSLLAFVFIQGQISDSLQSIPAISNGWQSLQGLLLLYDDLCQGEQDSWHRALDRADDDNTSKESSDDMNSLDIRMNDLGCRFSQFDDPVLKDFSDHISQGEQILLCGESGSGKTVLLRIISGLLEHTEGELLVNGKPITSIDSRQWHSKVSYVDENPSLFSGNLLENITAWRMDCHRSDATRAADIVGLTDWIERFEAGFEHHLENAEQILCSSQKIQFSIARALCGHPRVLLLDVDTSKLRKQDEQRIHAYCREEGITLVSLSERGMAKGYDRVMTLERRALT; encoded by the coding sequence ATGCCAGAAAAGCCTCCGTACAAATTGCCCCAACTTCTGCAAAATGTGGAGGCTGAATCCGGAGCAGTGGCTCTCGGCATTGCCCTGGCTTGCCATGGGAAAACTTGCACCCTTCGAGAACTGAGCTCAGCCTCTGGCGTCACCCGCGATGGCATCACTCCAGAGAAGCTGTTGAAGGCTGCCGAATCCTTTGGACTGGCAGGGCAATGGGAAAACCTAAACAACGACGAAACCGCCGACAAACGCATCCAAAACTTGAGAGAGCCGGCCATCAGCATCGACAGCCGCAACTGTTATGGCGTCATTCTCGCGAGCCACCAGGATTGCGCAGAGATCTACAACACGGCCAATGGCAGACAACAACAAGAGCTCAAAGAGTTCAGAGGAACTCTGCTTCTGCCGTTAACAACAACGGCAGGTTTCAGCCGTAGCCAACGTACGCCGTTCTGGCAAAGCACTTTCAAATCGGTGATACCGCTGCGAAGATCAGTGCTGGCCTTGTTTTTACTGTCAACAGGATCGGTGATTCCGACCTTGATGATTGCGGCCTGCTCTTCGCAGTTCATCGATCAGTTTCTGCAACAAAACCGTCTTTCATTCGGCATCCCGATCGTCTGGCTCTCACTGATCGCACTCTCACTGAGTGTCTGCATGGCTCTGCTCTCCAACTTGTTGCTGAGAAGGATGGTCTTCGTACTTGAAAGACGAATGGCCGATGAAGTCTTCGAGACTCTATTCACGCGTAGCTACGACTTCCTGACACTGCGCAAGAGTGGCGATCTGGCTTCCCGACTGATGTACCCCTACTACATGCCATATACAGGAATTTTTTCGTTCCTTTCGCCAATTCTTGGTTTGTGGACTGCTTTGCTGATTGTAGTCTTCTCAGCTTTTATTTCCTTCCCTTTATTCCTGCTGCTCCTGCTGGGTTTTGTGGTGATTCTGAGAGCTTCCTACGTGGTCACGAGCAAGACTTCTGACAATCTGACGATCCGTCAAAAAGCCAACAATTCACGCTATGCAACAGCATTTCAACTGATCAATAATCTTTACTCCTTCAAAGGCAGCGGCACTGAATTCAGCATGCTGCAGAAGTGGCAAAGTTTTTTTGCAGAAGGAGTTTACGAGAATCAGATCATTGGCGAGCAGAAGGTCAAACGCAATGTGACCATCAATGGAACAATCTTCGCCACACAAGTCTTGCTTCTCGGAGTTGGCGGCCTGCTGATCATCCAGGGCAGCGTTTCTCTCGGCAGCCTGCTTGCCTTCGTCTTTATCCAAGGACAGATCAGCGACTCTCTGCAATCGATTCCAGCCATCAGCAATGGCTGGCAATCACTTCAGGGCTTGCTGTTGCTCTACGACGACCTTTGCCAGGGGGAACAAGATTCCTGGCATCGCGCCCTCGATCGTGCTGACGATGACAACACGAGCAAAGAGTCATCCGACGACATGAACAGCCTGGACATCAGAATGAATGATCTTGGCTGCCGTTTCAGTCAGTTCGATGATCCCGTCCTCAAAGATTTCAGCGATCACATCAGTCAAGGTGAACAGATCTTGCTGTGTGGCGAAAGTGGCTCAGGAAAAACAGTGTTACTGAGAATCATCAGCGGACTGCTTGAACATACTGAAGGAGAGCTCCTTGTGAATGGCAAGCCCATCACGTCAATCGACAGCAGGCAGTGGCACAGCAAAGTTAGTTATGTCGACGAAAATCCAAGCTTGTTTTCAGGAAATCTACTTGAGAACATCACCGCGTGGCGGATGGATTGTCATCGCAGCGATGCAACACGTGCTGCAGATATTGTTGGCTTAACAGATTGGATCGAACGCTTTGAAGCAGGTTTCGAGCATCATCTCGAAAATGCTGAACAGATCCTCTGCAGCAGCCAGAAAATTCAATTCTCGATTGCAAGGGCGCTATGTGGGCATCCACGGGTCCTACTGCTGGATGTCGACACCAGCAAACTTCGCAAGCAGGATGAGCAACGGATTCACGCTTATTGCCGAGAGGAAGGCATCACTCTTGTGAGCCTTTCGGAACGAGGCATGGCCAAGGGCTACGACCGCGTGATGACGCTTGAGCGAAGAGCCCTGACATGA
- a CDS encoding TolC family protein produces MKKSVFRLCLGGCAAVLGLGHSQPPVPSELQPARELLNQSEQINLADAIEATLRNNPQLLAAVETIRARRSLLASEQRRWSPTAGFFTYSESTPLLGQYFETDIISYPQGSDESSTYEFNNYSLGSLGLQVSWSFLEPTRQPAINRSNSLLKAEQFTFDVIARSIVLDTQISYYELQENQRLIQIYEKIYERNLRQLDIIEEQFRGGLLHIGDVSQQKTLLLSQLTELDGFYRSQLQIASDLARIMGRPPGSSVIPAELSSNDFANWELSLPQTIDEGLALREEIRLSLAEAEADDWEARRLLNLYLPVLSLTANGYATYSEGIIDGPIGTSNSGDRGNSTDTDLAIGLGFNWNFFDGGVQTARAAANRSLAKAQRQKAQQERDRVGNQIRRSYSSYLTSRLALPQSQEALETAREAVNVASARYAAGVGDITTVVQATELLGDAAEQNKSLRLIYRNAIAELYRYSAQWPKPFQPQIRALMKSRTTDP; encoded by the coding sequence ATGAAAAAATCTGTCTTCAGATTGTGTCTCGGAGGGTGTGCAGCCGTGCTGGGACTTGGGCACTCGCAACCTCCAGTCCCCTCGGAACTGCAGCCTGCACGGGAACTGCTGAATCAGTCAGAACAGATCAACCTCGCAGATGCGATCGAGGCGACATTGCGTAACAACCCACAACTCTTGGCAGCTGTGGAAACAATCAGGGCTCGCCGCTCTCTGCTCGCCTCCGAACAACGCCGCTGGTCTCCAACAGCGGGCTTTTTCACATACAGCGAATCAACACCGCTACTAGGTCAATACTTCGAGACTGACATCATTTCCTACCCCCAAGGCAGCGATGAAAGCTCCACCTATGAATTCAATAATTACAGCCTGGGATCTCTTGGACTGCAGGTAAGCTGGAGCTTTTTAGAACCAACTCGCCAGCCGGCAATCAATCGGTCTAACTCCTTACTTAAGGCAGAACAATTTACCTTTGACGTGATTGCTCGAAGCATTGTTCTTGACACCCAAATCAGCTACTACGAACTACAAGAAAATCAACGATTAATTCAGATTTATGAAAAGATTTATGAGCGCAACCTCAGGCAACTTGACATCATCGAGGAGCAATTCAGAGGCGGTCTACTTCACATTGGAGACGTGTCTCAGCAGAAAACGCTGCTGCTCAGCCAGCTCACTGAACTGGACGGATTTTATAGGTCACAACTACAGATCGCATCCGATCTTGCACGCATCATGGGGCGGCCTCCAGGAAGTTCTGTGATTCCAGCGGAGCTCAGCAGCAACGATTTTGCCAACTGGGAGCTCTCCTTGCCGCAAACGATTGATGAGGGTTTAGCCCTGCGAGAGGAGATTCGCCTTTCTCTGGCAGAAGCGGAAGCAGATGATTGGGAGGCAAGGCGGCTTCTCAACCTTTACCTACCTGTGCTGTCCCTCACAGCCAATGGATACGCAACCTATTCAGAAGGAATCATCGATGGCCCGATTGGCACCAGCAACTCCGGAGACCGTGGCAACTCAACCGACACCGATCTGGCGATTGGCCTCGGCTTCAACTGGAACTTCTTCGATGGTGGTGTACAGACAGCACGCGCCGCGGCCAATCGCAGCTTGGCAAAAGCGCAGAGACAAAAAGCCCAACAGGAACGCGACCGGGTGGGGAACCAGATCCGTCGCAGTTACTCCTCTTATCTGACGTCCAGACTGGCCCTGCCTCAGTCGCAAGAAGCTCTGGAGACAGCAAGGGAGGCAGTGAATGTCGCATCAGCGCGCTATGCAGCCGGCGTTGGTGACATCACCACAGTGGTGCAGGCCACCGAGTTGCTTGGTGATGCTGCGGAACAGAACAAATCCTTGCGTCTGATTTATCGCAATGCGATCGCAGAGCTCTACCGCTACTCCGCACAGTGGCCGAAACCATTTCAGCCACAGATCCGCGCCCTGATGAAGTCAAGGACAACTGATCCATGA
- a CDS encoding tetratricopeptide repeat protein encodes MRWKQLLLGWCLSLLVVLFPISAEATEVDSLPQLFDRALALSRAGDPQQALPVWDQVLDLAPNDAAAWSNRGNVRLMLGDPEGAIADQTRSIELAPEDADPRLNRGTAEEALQRWSEAAADYDWILERDPSDASALYNLGNVRGSEGEWQEAQRLYRLAADARPGFAMARSSDALALYQLNDLKEAERNLRNLIRRYPLFADARAALSALLWSEGSRGEAESHWAAASGLDPSYRDAAWLAEVRRWPPRPIADLERFLALEVS; translated from the coding sequence ATGAGGTGGAAGCAACTCCTGCTCGGCTGGTGCCTGTCTCTGCTGGTGGTTTTGTTTCCCATCTCCGCAGAGGCCACTGAGGTGGATTCGCTGCCGCAGCTGTTCGATCGTGCTCTCGCGCTCAGCCGTGCCGGGGATCCGCAGCAGGCACTTCCGGTCTGGGATCAGGTGCTGGATCTCGCTCCAAACGATGCTGCGGCCTGGAGTAATCGCGGCAATGTGCGTCTGATGCTTGGTGATCCAGAGGGGGCCATCGCCGATCAAACCCGATCGATTGAGCTTGCTCCTGAGGATGCTGACCCCCGTCTCAATCGCGGCACAGCAGAAGAGGCGTTGCAGCGCTGGTCTGAGGCAGCAGCCGATTACGACTGGATTTTGGAAAGAGACCCGAGCGATGCCTCAGCCCTTTACAACCTTGGCAATGTGCGTGGATCCGAAGGTGAATGGCAGGAAGCCCAGCGTCTCTATCGTTTGGCTGCCGACGCCAGGCCAGGATTCGCGATGGCTCGATCGAGTGATGCTCTGGCTCTTTATCAGCTCAATGATCTGAAAGAAGCAGAGCGAAACCTGCGCAATCTGATCCGGCGCTACCCACTGTTCGCTGATGCGAGAGCGGCTTTGAGTGCTTTGCTCTGGAGTGAAGGTTCGCGTGGTGAAGCGGAAAGCCATTGGGCCGCTGCCTCTGGTCTTGACCCCAGTTATCGCGATGCCGCCTGGCTGGCCGAGGTGCGTCGTTGGCCGCCACGGCCGATTGCTGATCTTGAGCGCTTTCTTGCTCTGGAGGTGTCATGA
- a CDS encoding amidohydrolase codes for MNLTATWIERLDALLPELIEFRRHLHAHPELSGEEHQTAALIAGDLRQAGWRVREGVGRTGVVADLGPEQGPKLGLRVDMDALPIEELTDLPYASMRQGVMHACGHDLHSTVGLGVARLLAAERQLPVGMRLLFQPAEEIAQGARWMREAGATDGLQALFGLHVFPSLPVGSVGLRSGSLTAAAGELEIEINGQAGHGARPHQSVDAIWIASRVVTGLQEAISRRLDALQPVVVSFGRIEGGKAFNVIADRVTLLGTVRCLSNELHDHLPDWIEQTVRALCEGFGATATVRYRCIAPPVDNDPKLTALLERCAIEQLGADQVLRLEQPSLGAEDFAELIRDVPGMMFRIGVAGPDGCAPLHNGHFLPDERCLEVGIRVLTAAMLAWEPMR; via the coding sequence ATGAACCTCACTGCCACCTGGATAGAGCGCCTGGATGCCCTGTTGCCGGAGTTGATCGAGTTTCGCCGTCATCTGCATGCCCATCCTGAGCTCAGTGGGGAAGAGCACCAAACCGCTGCATTGATCGCGGGCGATCTGCGTCAGGCCGGTTGGCGCGTTCGTGAAGGCGTTGGCCGCACGGGTGTGGTGGCTGATCTTGGCCCCGAACAGGGTCCCAAACTCGGCTTGCGCGTGGATATGGATGCACTGCCCATTGAGGAGCTAACGGACTTGCCTTATGCATCCATGCGGCAGGGAGTGATGCATGCCTGTGGGCATGACCTGCACAGCACGGTTGGTTTGGGGGTGGCCCGACTGCTGGCGGCTGAGCGGCAATTACCTGTTGGGATGCGCCTGTTGTTTCAGCCGGCTGAGGAAATCGCTCAGGGCGCTCGCTGGATGCGCGAGGCGGGAGCCACCGATGGCCTTCAAGCGTTGTTCGGTTTGCATGTGTTCCCCTCTTTGCCTGTGGGCAGCGTGGGTTTGCGCAGTGGCAGTCTGACGGCCGCGGCGGGTGAGTTGGAGATTGAGATCAACGGTCAGGCTGGCCACGGTGCCAGGCCTCATCAGTCGGTGGACGCGATCTGGATCGCTTCGAGGGTGGTCACTGGCCTCCAGGAAGCCATCAGTCGCAGGCTTGATGCCTTACAGCCAGTGGTGGTGAGCTTCGGGCGTATCGAAGGAGGCAAGGCGTTCAATGTGATTGCCGATCGGGTCACGTTGCTGGGAACGGTGCGCTGTCTCTCCAACGAGCTGCACGACCATCTGCCCGATTGGATCGAGCAGACGGTGCGGGCTCTTTGCGAGGGTTTCGGTGCCACGGCAACGGTTCGCTATCGCTGCATTGCTCCACCGGTTGATAACGACCCCAAGCTCACGGCCCTGCTTGAGCGCTGTGCCATCGAGCAACTGGGCGCTGACCAGGTCCTGCGCTTGGAGCAACCCTCTTTGGGGGCTGAGGATTTCGCAGAGTTGATCAGGGATGTGCCGGGCATGATGTTTCGCATCGGTGTTGCGGGTCCTGATGGCTGTGCGCCGCTGCACAACGGCCATTTTCTTCCGGATGAACGCTGCCTGGAGGTTGGGATCCGGGTGCTCACCGCGGCGATGCTGGCTTGGGAACCGATGAGATGA
- a CDS encoding DUF3188 domain-containing protein produces the protein MNRPPRTRLHVLLSLAAPLLVCLGVLALVQREGTERWQSVPAILVGSGLMIHAVVGRRRRRYRLLVALRSSRF, from the coding sequence ATGAACCGTCCTCCCCGCACCCGTTTGCATGTGTTGTTGTCCTTGGCAGCGCCACTGCTGGTGTGCCTTGGGGTGCTGGCGCTTGTCCAGAGGGAGGGCACGGAGCGTTGGCAGTCTGTTCCTGCCATCCTGGTTGGCTCCGGCTTAATGATCCACGCTGTAGTGGGCCGCCGCCGCCGCCGCTACAGGCTGCTGGTGGCTTTGCGGAGCAGTCGTTTTTAG
- a CDS encoding HEAT repeat domain-containing protein, whose translation MASTPEQPQGGEPDLNVLREAIGSGDPLQAMPALTQLRFCSDEDAVPLLVLGSEQEAFLVRSLSCSGLGYKRTEQGWTVLERLLRSDADANVRAEAANALASYGVDRAWPLLRAAFEADSAWLVRCSILSALAEQPEIDFEWLLDLASAAITDADGTVRVSGAEILGRIVRERADQPIGEQARALLQPLQQDGDHRVVAAALNGLQLR comes from the coding sequence ATGGCTTCCACACCAGAGCAGCCCCAGGGAGGTGAACCTGATCTCAACGTCCTCAGGGAGGCGATCGGTTCTGGTGATCCATTGCAGGCCATGCCGGCTCTCACCCAGTTGCGATTCTGCAGTGATGAGGATGCGGTTCCTCTGTTGGTGCTGGGCAGTGAGCAGGAGGCCTTTCTGGTGCGCTCCCTGAGCTGCAGCGGCTTGGGCTACAAGCGCACCGAGCAGGGTTGGACTGTCTTGGAGCGGCTTCTGCGCAGCGATGCTGATGCGAATGTGCGCGCCGAAGCCGCCAATGCCCTTGCGAGCTACGGCGTTGACCGAGCCTGGCCCTTACTGAGGGCAGCCTTCGAGGCCGACAGTGCATGGCTTGTGCGCTGCAGCATTCTTTCTGCTCTGGCCGAACAGCCTGAGATTGATTTTGAATGGCTGCTGGACCTGGCCAGTGCCGCGATCACTGATGCAGATGGCACGGTTCGCGTCAGCGGTGCCGAGATTCTTGGACGGATCGTTCGCGAGCGTGCGGATCAGCCGATTGGTGAGCAAGCCAGAGCTTTGTTGCAGCCACTCCAGCAGGACGGAGACCACCGGGTTGTGGCTGCGGCACTGAACGGCTTGCAGCTGCGTTGA
- the thiC gene encoding phosphomethylpyrimidine synthase ThiC, with protein sequence MRASWVQSRRGQANVSQMHFARQGVVTEEMVYVARRENLPETLVMEEVARGRMVIPANINHENLEPMAIGIASKCKVNANIGASPNASDAEEEVKKLNLAVKYGADTVMDLSTGGVNLDDVRTAIIKASPVPIGTVPVYQALESVHGSIERLSEDDFLHIIEKHCQQGVDYQTIHAGLLIEHLVKVKGRITGIVSRGGGILAQWMLYHHRQNPLYTRFDDICEIFKRYDCTFSLGDSLRPGCQHDASDAAQLAELHTLGELTRRAWEKDIQVMVEGPGHVPMDQIEFNVKKQMEECNEAPFYVLGPLVTDIAPGYDHITSAIGAAMAGWHGTAMLCYVTPKEHLGLPNADDVREGLIAYKIAAHAADIARHRPGARDRDDELSRARYAFDWNRQFELSLDPERAKQYHDETLPADIYKQAEFCSMCGPKHCPMQTKITDEDLEGLEKVLEVKGGAELSGVKMDKAE encoded by the coding sequence ATGCGTGCTTCCTGGGTTCAGTCCCGTCGCGGACAGGCCAACGTGTCCCAGATGCATTTCGCCCGTCAGGGCGTGGTGACCGAGGAGATGGTCTATGTGGCCAGGAGAGAGAACCTGCCCGAGACCTTGGTGATGGAGGAGGTGGCACGGGGCCGCATGGTGATCCCTGCCAACATCAACCATGAAAATCTTGAGCCCATGGCGATTGGGATCGCCAGCAAGTGCAAGGTGAATGCCAATATCGGCGCATCTCCCAATGCCTCGGATGCCGAGGAAGAGGTCAAAAAGCTGAATCTGGCGGTGAAATACGGTGCCGACACCGTGATGGACCTGTCCACAGGCGGCGTCAACCTGGATGACGTTCGCACCGCGATTATCAAGGCCTCACCGGTGCCGATCGGCACCGTTCCCGTCTACCAGGCGCTGGAAAGTGTGCATGGTTCGATTGAACGTCTCTCGGAGGATGATTTCCTCCACATCATCGAGAAGCACTGTCAGCAGGGTGTCGACTATCAGACCATTCATGCCGGCCTGCTGATCGAACATCTGGTCAAGGTGAAAGGACGCATCACCGGGATCGTCAGCCGTGGCGGCGGCATCCTCGCCCAGTGGATGCTTTACCACCATCGTCAGAACCCGCTATACACGCGTTTCGACGACATCTGCGAAATTTTCAAGCGCTACGACTGCACGTTTTCACTGGGTGATTCTTTGCGGCCGGGTTGTCAGCACGATGCTTCCGATGCGGCTCAGTTGGCTGAGCTCCACACGCTTGGTGAACTGACGCGTCGTGCCTGGGAGAAAGACATTCAGGTGATGGTTGAGGGTCCAGGCCATGTGCCGATGGATCAGATCGAGTTCAACGTGAAGAAGCAGATGGAGGAGTGCAACGAGGCACCCTTCTATGTGCTCGGCCCCTTGGTGACCGATATTGCACCTGGTTATGACCACATCACCTCAGCGATCGGTGCGGCCATGGCCGGCTGGCATGGCACTGCGATGCTCTGTTATGTGACTCCGAAAGAGCACCTGGGTCTTCCCAATGCCGACGATGTGCGTGAGGGCTTGATTGCTTACAAGATCGCAGCGCATGCTGCTGATATCGCCCGACATCGCCCAGGCGCTCGTGATCGGGATGATGAGCTCAGCCGGGCGCGTTATGCCTTTGATTGGAACAGGCAGTTTGAGTTGTCTCTTGATCCCGAGCGGGCCAAGCAGTACCACGATGAAACTCTGCCGGCAGATATCTACAAGCAGGCTGAATTCTGTTCGATGTGTGGACCCAAGCACTGTCCGATGCAGACCAAGATCACCGATGAGGATCTGGAAGGTTTGGAAAAAGTGTTGGAGGTTAAAGGTGGCGCTGAATTGTCCGGGGTGAAGATGGATAAAGCTGAATGA
- a CDS encoding UDP-glucuronic acid decarboxylase family protein, with protein sequence MSSTRNLITGGAGFLGSHLVDRLMQAGEEVICLDNYFTGRKANISNWIGHPNFELIRHDVTEPIKLEVDRIWHLACPASPIHYQFNPIKTAKTSFLGTYNMLGLARRVGARFLLASTSEIYGDPEIHPQPESYRGCVNTIGIRSCYDEGKRIAETLCFDYQRMHGTEIRVMRIFNTYGPRMLPDDGRVVSNFIVQALQGKPLTLYGNGSQTRSFCYVDDLIEGMIRLMNRHNTGPINIGNPNEFTIRQLAELVRDRINPNLELINKPLPQDDPLQRQPVIALARQELGWEPKISLEEGLEPTINWFRKALGKKAE encoded by the coding sequence TTGTCCAGCACCCGCAATCTGATCACAGGCGGCGCCGGATTCCTTGGGTCTCACTTAGTAGATCGCTTGATGCAAGCTGGTGAAGAAGTGATCTGCCTGGACAATTACTTCACAGGTAGAAAGGCAAATATCAGCAATTGGATTGGCCATCCAAACTTTGAATTAATTCGCCACGACGTCACAGAACCCATCAAATTAGAAGTTGATCGAATCTGGCATCTAGCATGCCCTGCCTCTCCAATTCACTATCAATTCAACCCAATCAAAACAGCTAAAACAAGTTTCCTTGGCACCTACAACATGTTGGGCCTGGCAAGACGCGTAGGAGCGCGCTTCCTGTTGGCCAGCACAAGCGAAATTTACGGAGATCCAGAAATTCATCCCCAACCGGAAAGTTATCGAGGCTGCGTGAATACCATCGGGATTCGCAGCTGTTACGACGAGGGCAAACGCATTGCCGAAACCCTCTGTTTCGACTACCAGCGCATGCACGGAACGGAGATTCGAGTCATGCGCATCTTCAATACTTATGGCCCTCGCATGCTTCCAGACGATGGGCGGGTTGTCAGCAACTTCATCGTTCAAGCTCTGCAGGGAAAACCTCTGACGCTCTATGGAAATGGCAGTCAAACCAGATCTTTTTGCTACGTGGATGACCTGATTGAAGGCATGATCCGACTGATGAATAGGCACAACACAGGGCCTATCAACATTGGCAACCCCAATGAATTCACCATCCGCCAGTTAGCGGAGCTCGTGCGCGATCGAATCAATCCCAACCTGGAACTGATCAACAAGCCCCTACCCCAGGACGATCCACTGCAACGTCAACCCGTGATTGCTCTTGCCAGACAGGAACTGGGCTGGGAACCCAAGATTTCTCTTGAAGAAGGTCTCGAACCCACAATCAACTGGTTCCGAAAGGCACTGGGAAAGAAAGCCGAATAA
- a CDS encoding HAD-IB family phosphatase, which translates to MSPAIAAFDCDGTLIKGDATRCCLLLLQGPLGLIRLLPRLLPHLVAWQFKRCSTGRMKEILLDVVLQATPREHRQRVLEEQLPIKLRSRLRPDALKRLQWHRQQGDRCMIITASPEPFIRPLAELLKIELIGTCCQDPLEVSPGQPFRLLSANCKGPEKLKRLELALGELPCPEKLEAYGDSSGDRELLQASGRPHYRSFSAEPRAYRQSRSWLQRLLPWLALALLGLGIQTWFGLPSTTKSQLIEACRRLLVWLPVIYALLILSYFGRYSRWRVLLRSVRVGHWNWADAVGWFQGFALTATPGKIGELSRVEQLHVELGYPRLPLTHAFIAERLCDGAAVLVWLSVITPAMVAQLLPQAGPTWWWVLILTGFILISLSLRRQRRVRSGWHTLKKAWDKHRPRGAMARACLPALFLSLLFWAMEAMILWLLVMVLSPTSITPLQGIGIYLLSGTAGLISNSPGGIGINEAATTLLLQDAGIDVLVALPIAILRRVLTIWTITAAAGLSQLIQGPFTQR; encoded by the coding sequence ATGTCTCCAGCGATCGCCGCCTTTGACTGTGACGGCACCCTGATCAAGGGAGACGCCACGCGCTGTTGTTTGCTTCTACTCCAAGGTCCACTCGGACTCATACGGCTACTGCCCAGGCTTCTGCCGCATCTGGTGGCTTGGCAGTTCAAACGCTGCAGTACCGGGCGAATGAAGGAGATCCTCCTCGATGTCGTGCTCCAGGCCACACCACGGGAGCATCGGCAGCGAGTTCTGGAAGAACAACTGCCCATCAAACTGCGATCGCGATTAAGACCTGATGCCCTGAAACGACTGCAATGGCATCGCCAACAAGGGGACCGCTGCATGATCATCACAGCCTCGCCGGAACCGTTCATCCGCCCGCTGGCGGAGCTTCTGAAGATCGAACTGATCGGGACCTGCTGCCAGGATCCTCTTGAAGTGAGCCCTGGCCAACCGTTCAGGCTGCTGTCAGCCAACTGCAAAGGGCCAGAAAAACTCAAACGACTGGAGTTAGCGCTTGGTGAACTGCCATGCCCAGAGAAGCTGGAGGCCTATGGAGATAGCTCTGGTGATCGCGAACTTCTTCAAGCCAGTGGGCGTCCGCATTACCGCAGCTTTTCCGCTGAACCCCGCGCCTACCGCCAATCCCGTTCGTGGCTCCAACGGCTGCTTCCCTGGCTAGCACTGGCTCTACTGGGTCTTGGAATACAGACCTGGTTCGGTCTTCCCAGCACAACGAAATCGCAGCTCATTGAGGCCTGCAGGCGGCTCTTGGTGTGGTTGCCAGTCATTTATGCACTTCTGATTCTCAGTTATTTCGGGCGCTACAGCCGCTGGCGGGTTCTTCTGCGATCGGTTCGAGTCGGTCACTGGAACTGGGCCGATGCCGTGGGCTGGTTTCAAGGATTTGCCCTAACAGCTACTCCAGGAAAGATTGGGGAGCTCAGTCGAGTCGAGCAATTACATGTCGAACTTGGATATCCACGGTTACCTCTAACCCACGCCTTTATCGCCGAGCGTCTCTGCGATGGCGCCGCAGTGCTGGTCTGGCTGAGCGTGATCACACCGGCGATGGTGGCCCAATTACTGCCGCAAGCAGGACCCACTTGGTGGTGGGTGCTCATCCTCACGGGCTTCATCCTGATCAGCCTCAGCTTGCGGCGACAGCGCAGAGTTCGCTCTGGATGGCACACCCTCAAAAAAGCCTGGGACAAGCATCGACCCCGTGGTGCCATGGCGCGCGCCTGCCTACCTGCTCTGTTTTTAAGCCTGCTCTTCTGGGCTATGGAAGCAATGATTCTCTGGCTCCTAGTGATGGTTTTATCCCCAACATCGATCACCCCACTCCAGGGAATTGGCATTTATTTGTTGTCAGGAACAGCGGGGCTGATCAGCAACAGTCCCGGTGGCATCGGCATCAACGAGGCCGCAACCACGCTTCTGCTTCAAGATGCAGGAATTGACGTGCTCGTTGCCCTACCGATCGCAATCCTGCGGAGGGTGCTCACGATCTGGACGATTACAGCAGCTGCAGGTCTGAGCCAGTTGATCCAGGGTCCATTCACACAACGCTGA
- a CDS encoding GtrA family protein gives MNQPTTASPKRQFFLFLITGGIAALINIGSRIGFSQVLRFELAVLAAYAIGMVTAYALARRYVFIQTQQSVKRSFAAFALINLAAVLQTWLVSIGIRTWLLPVIGVAALVDLIAHSFGVVVPVVTSFFGHKYVSFRDVSSDRRL, from the coding sequence ATGAATCAACCCACAACTGCCTCACCCAAACGTCAATTTTTTCTTTTCTTGATCACGGGCGGAATCGCTGCTCTGATCAACATCGGAAGTCGTATCGGATTTTCTCAGGTTCTTCGTTTCGAGCTCGCCGTGCTCGCGGCGTACGCAATCGGAATGGTGACTGCTTATGCATTAGCCCGCCGCTATGTCTTCATCCAAACCCAACAATCGGTCAAGCGATCGTTCGCGGCGTTTGCGCTCATCAACCTCGCGGCCGTGCTTCAAACCTGGTTGGTGAGCATCGGAATCCGCACTTGGCTCTTACCCGTGATCGGAGTGGCCGCACTCGTTGATCTGATTGCTCACAGCTTCGGAGTGGTCGTCCCTGTGGTCACAAGCTTCTTCGGACACAAATACGTGAGTTTCCGCGATGTCTCCAGCGATCGCCGCCTTTGA